A portion of the Macaca thibetana thibetana isolate TM-01 chromosome 9, ASM2454274v1, whole genome shotgun sequence genome contains these proteins:
- the PFKFB3 gene encoding 6-phosphofructo-2-kinase/fructose-2,6-bisphosphatase 3 isoform X2, whose product MPLELTQSRVQKIWVPVDHRPSLPRSCGPKLTNSPTVIVMVGLPARGKTYISKKLTRYLNWIGVPTKVFNVGEYRREAVKQYSSYNFFRPDNEEAMKVRKQCALAALRDVKSYLAKEGGQIAVFDATNTTRERRHMILHFAKENDFKAFFIESVCDDPTVVASNIMEVKISSPDYKDCNSAEAMDDFMKRISCYEASYQPLDPDKCDRDLSLIKVIDVGRRFLVNRVQDHIQSRIVYYLMNIHVQPRTIYLCRHGENEHNLQGRIGGDSGLSSRGKKFASALSKFVEEQNLKDLRVWTSQLKSTIQTAEALRLPYEQWKALNEIDAGVCEELTYEEIRDTYPEEYALREQDKYYYRYPTGESYQDLVQRLEPVIMELERQENVLVICHQAVLRCLLAYFLDKSAEEMPYLKCPLHTVLKLTPVAYGCRVESIYLNVESVSTHRERSEDAKKGPNPLMRRNSVTPLASPEPTKKPRINSFEEHVASTSAALPSCLPPEVPTQLPGQNMKGSRSSADSSRKH is encoded by the exons ATGCCGTTGGAACTGACCCAGAGCCGGGTGCAGAAGATCTGGGTGCCCGTGGACCACCGGCCCTCGTTGCCCAGAT CCTGTGGGCCAAAGCTGACCAACTCCCCCACCGTCATCGTCATGGTGGGCCTCCCCGCCAGGGGCAAGACCTACATCTCCAAGAAGCTGACTCGCTACCTCAACTGGATTGGCGTCCCCACAAAAG TTTTCAACGTCGGGGAATATCGCCGGGAGGCTGTGAAGCAGTACAGCTCCTACAACTTCTTCCGCCCCGACAATGAGGAAGCCATGAAAGTCCGGAA GCAGTGTGCCTTAGCTGCCTTGAGAGATGTCAAAAGCTACCTGGCGAAAGAAGGGGGACAAATTGCG GTTTTCGATGCCACCAATACTACCAGAGAGAGGAGACACATGATCCTTCATTTTGCCAAAGAAAATGACTTTAAG GCATTTTTCATCGAGTCCGTGTGTGACGACCCTACAGTTGTGGCCTCCAATATCATG GAAGTTAAAATCTCCAGCCCGGATTACAAAGACTGCAACTCCGCGGAAGCCATGGACGACTTCATGAAGAGGATCAGTTGCTATGAAGCCAGCTACCAGCCCCTAGACCCCGACAAATGCGACAG GGACTTGTCGCTGATCAAGGTGATTGACGTGGGCCGGAGGTTCCTGGTGAACCGGGTGCAGGACCACATCCAGAGCCGCATCGTGTACTACCTGATGAACATCCACGTGCAGCCGCGCACCATCTACCTGTGCCGGCATGGCGAGAACGAGCACAACCTCCAGGGCCGCATCGGGGGCGACTCGGGCCTGTCCAGCCGGGGCAAGAAG TTTGCCAGTGCCCTGAGCAAGTTCGTGGAGGAGCAGAACCTGAAGGACCTGCGCGTGTGGACCAGCCAGCTGAAGAGCACCATCCAGACGGCCGAGGCGCTGCGGCTGCCGTATGAGCAGTGGAAGGCGCTCAATGAGATCGACGCG GGCGTCTGTGAGGAGCTGACCTACGAGGAGATCAGGGACACCTACCCTGAGGAGTACGCGCTGCGGGAGCAGGACAAGTACTACTACCGCTACCCCACCGGGGAG TCCTACCAGGACCTGGTCCAGCGCCTGGAGCCGGTGATCATGGAGCTGGAGCGGCAGGAGAACGTGCTGGTCATCTGCCACCAGGCCGTCCTGCGCTGCCTGCTGGCCTACTTCCTGGATAAGAGCGCAG AGGAGATGCCCTACCTGAAATGCCCTCTTCACACTGTCCTGAAACTGACGCCTGTCGCTTATG GCTGCCGTGTGGAATCCATCTACCTGAATGTGGAGTCCGTCAGCACGCACCGGGAGAGGTCAGAG GATGCAAAGAAGGGACCTAACCCGCTCATGAGACGCAATAGTGTCACCCCGCTAGCCAGCCCCGAGCCCACCAAAAAGCCTCGCATCAACAGCTTTGAGGAGCATGTGGCCTCCACCTCGGCCGCCCTGCCCAGCTGCCTGCCCCCGGAGGTGCCCACGCAGCTGCCCGGACAA AACATGAAAGGCTCCCGGAGCAGCGCCGACTCCTCCAGGAAACACTGA
- the PFKFB3 gene encoding 6-phosphofructo-2-kinase/fructose-2,6-bisphosphatase 3 isoform X3 has protein sequence MPLELTQSRVQKIWVPVDHRPSLPRSCGPKLTNSPTVIVMVGLPARGKTYISKKLTRYLNWIGVPTKVFNVGEYRREAVKQYSSYNFFRPDNEEAMKVRKQCALAALRDVKSYLAKEGGQIAVFDATNTTRERRHMILHFAKENDFKAFFIESVCDDPTVVASNIMEVKISSPDYKDCNSAEAMDDFMKRISCYEASYQPLDPDKCDRDLSLIKVIDVGRRFLVNRVQDHIQSRIVYYLMNIHVQPRTIYLCRHGENEHNLQGRIGGDSGLSSRGKKFASALSKFVEEQNLKDLRVWTSQLKSTIQTAEALRLPYEQWKALNEIDAGVCEELTYEEIRDTYPEEYALREQDKYYYRYPTGESYQDLVQRLEPVIMELERQENVLVICHQAVLRCLLAYFLDKSAEEMPYLKCPLHTVLKLTPVAYGCRVESIYLNVESVSTHRERSEDAKKGPNPLMRRNSVTPLASPEPTKKPRINSFEEHVASTSAALPSCLPPEVPTQLPGQPLLGQACLT, from the exons ATGCCGTTGGAACTGACCCAGAGCCGGGTGCAGAAGATCTGGGTGCCCGTGGACCACCGGCCCTCGTTGCCCAGAT CCTGTGGGCCAAAGCTGACCAACTCCCCCACCGTCATCGTCATGGTGGGCCTCCCCGCCAGGGGCAAGACCTACATCTCCAAGAAGCTGACTCGCTACCTCAACTGGATTGGCGTCCCCACAAAAG TTTTCAACGTCGGGGAATATCGCCGGGAGGCTGTGAAGCAGTACAGCTCCTACAACTTCTTCCGCCCCGACAATGAGGAAGCCATGAAAGTCCGGAA GCAGTGTGCCTTAGCTGCCTTGAGAGATGTCAAAAGCTACCTGGCGAAAGAAGGGGGACAAATTGCG GTTTTCGATGCCACCAATACTACCAGAGAGAGGAGACACATGATCCTTCATTTTGCCAAAGAAAATGACTTTAAG GCATTTTTCATCGAGTCCGTGTGTGACGACCCTACAGTTGTGGCCTCCAATATCATG GAAGTTAAAATCTCCAGCCCGGATTACAAAGACTGCAACTCCGCGGAAGCCATGGACGACTTCATGAAGAGGATCAGTTGCTATGAAGCCAGCTACCAGCCCCTAGACCCCGACAAATGCGACAG GGACTTGTCGCTGATCAAGGTGATTGACGTGGGCCGGAGGTTCCTGGTGAACCGGGTGCAGGACCACATCCAGAGCCGCATCGTGTACTACCTGATGAACATCCACGTGCAGCCGCGCACCATCTACCTGTGCCGGCATGGCGAGAACGAGCACAACCTCCAGGGCCGCATCGGGGGCGACTCGGGCCTGTCCAGCCGGGGCAAGAAG TTTGCCAGTGCCCTGAGCAAGTTCGTGGAGGAGCAGAACCTGAAGGACCTGCGCGTGTGGACCAGCCAGCTGAAGAGCACCATCCAGACGGCCGAGGCGCTGCGGCTGCCGTATGAGCAGTGGAAGGCGCTCAATGAGATCGACGCG GGCGTCTGTGAGGAGCTGACCTACGAGGAGATCAGGGACACCTACCCTGAGGAGTACGCGCTGCGGGAGCAGGACAAGTACTACTACCGCTACCCCACCGGGGAG TCCTACCAGGACCTGGTCCAGCGCCTGGAGCCGGTGATCATGGAGCTGGAGCGGCAGGAGAACGTGCTGGTCATCTGCCACCAGGCCGTCCTGCGCTGCCTGCTGGCCTACTTCCTGGATAAGAGCGCAG AGGAGATGCCCTACCTGAAATGCCCTCTTCACACTGTCCTGAAACTGACGCCTGTCGCTTATG GCTGCCGTGTGGAATCCATCTACCTGAATGTGGAGTCCGTCAGCACGCACCGGGAGAGGTCAGAG GATGCAAAGAAGGGACCTAACCCGCTCATGAGACGCAATAGTGTCACCCCGCTAGCCAGCCCCGAGCCCACCAAAAAGCCTCGCATCAACAGCTTTGAGGAGCATGTGGCCTCCACCTCGGCCGCCCTGCCCAGCTGCCTGCCCCCGGAGGTGCCCACGCAGCTGCCCGGACAA CCTTTGCTAGGGCAAGCCTGTCT AACATGA
- the PFKFB3 gene encoding 6-phosphofructo-2-kinase/fructose-2,6-bisphosphatase 3 isoform X1 → MPLELTQSRVQKIWVPVDHRPSLPRSCGPKLTNSPTVIVMVGLPARGKTYISKKLTRYLNWIGVPTKVFNVGEYRREAVKQYSSYNFFRPDNEEAMKVRKQCALAALRDVKSYLAKEGGQIAVFDATNTTRERRHMILHFAKENDFKAFFIESVCDDPTVVASNIMEVKISSPDYKDCNSAEAMDDFMKRISCYEASYQPLDPDKCDRDLSLIKVIDVGRRFLVNRVQDHIQSRIVYYLMNIHVQPRTIYLCRHGENEHNLQGRIGGDSGLSSRGKKFASALSKFVEEQNLKDLRVWTSQLKSTIQTAEALRLPYEQWKALNEIDAGVCEELTYEEIRDTYPEEYALREQDKYYYRYPTGESYQDLVQRLEPVIMELERQENVLVICHQAVLRCLLAYFLDKSAEEMPYLKCPLHTVLKLTPVAYGCRVESIYLNVESVSTHRERSEDAKKGPNPLMRRNSVTPLASPEPTKKPRINSFEEHVASTSAALPSCLPPEVPTQLPGQPLLGQACLRTVCHIFSKFSPY, encoded by the exons ATGCCGTTGGAACTGACCCAGAGCCGGGTGCAGAAGATCTGGGTGCCCGTGGACCACCGGCCCTCGTTGCCCAGAT CCTGTGGGCCAAAGCTGACCAACTCCCCCACCGTCATCGTCATGGTGGGCCTCCCCGCCAGGGGCAAGACCTACATCTCCAAGAAGCTGACTCGCTACCTCAACTGGATTGGCGTCCCCACAAAAG TTTTCAACGTCGGGGAATATCGCCGGGAGGCTGTGAAGCAGTACAGCTCCTACAACTTCTTCCGCCCCGACAATGAGGAAGCCATGAAAGTCCGGAA GCAGTGTGCCTTAGCTGCCTTGAGAGATGTCAAAAGCTACCTGGCGAAAGAAGGGGGACAAATTGCG GTTTTCGATGCCACCAATACTACCAGAGAGAGGAGACACATGATCCTTCATTTTGCCAAAGAAAATGACTTTAAG GCATTTTTCATCGAGTCCGTGTGTGACGACCCTACAGTTGTGGCCTCCAATATCATG GAAGTTAAAATCTCCAGCCCGGATTACAAAGACTGCAACTCCGCGGAAGCCATGGACGACTTCATGAAGAGGATCAGTTGCTATGAAGCCAGCTACCAGCCCCTAGACCCCGACAAATGCGACAG GGACTTGTCGCTGATCAAGGTGATTGACGTGGGCCGGAGGTTCCTGGTGAACCGGGTGCAGGACCACATCCAGAGCCGCATCGTGTACTACCTGATGAACATCCACGTGCAGCCGCGCACCATCTACCTGTGCCGGCATGGCGAGAACGAGCACAACCTCCAGGGCCGCATCGGGGGCGACTCGGGCCTGTCCAGCCGGGGCAAGAAG TTTGCCAGTGCCCTGAGCAAGTTCGTGGAGGAGCAGAACCTGAAGGACCTGCGCGTGTGGACCAGCCAGCTGAAGAGCACCATCCAGACGGCCGAGGCGCTGCGGCTGCCGTATGAGCAGTGGAAGGCGCTCAATGAGATCGACGCG GGCGTCTGTGAGGAGCTGACCTACGAGGAGATCAGGGACACCTACCCTGAGGAGTACGCGCTGCGGGAGCAGGACAAGTACTACTACCGCTACCCCACCGGGGAG TCCTACCAGGACCTGGTCCAGCGCCTGGAGCCGGTGATCATGGAGCTGGAGCGGCAGGAGAACGTGCTGGTCATCTGCCACCAGGCCGTCCTGCGCTGCCTGCTGGCCTACTTCCTGGATAAGAGCGCAG AGGAGATGCCCTACCTGAAATGCCCTCTTCACACTGTCCTGAAACTGACGCCTGTCGCTTATG GCTGCCGTGTGGAATCCATCTACCTGAATGTGGAGTCCGTCAGCACGCACCGGGAGAGGTCAGAG GATGCAAAGAAGGGACCTAACCCGCTCATGAGACGCAATAGTGTCACCCCGCTAGCCAGCCCCGAGCCCACCAAAAAGCCTCGCATCAACAGCTTTGAGGAGCATGTGGCCTCCACCTCGGCCGCCCTGCCCAGCTGCCTGCCCCCGGAGGTGCCCACGCAGCTGCCCGGACAA CCTTTGCTAGGGCAAGCCTGTCT ACGAACTGTCTGTCACATTTTCTCAAAGTTTTCTCCTTACTAA
- the PFKFB3 gene encoding 6-phosphofructo-2-kinase/fructose-2,6-bisphosphatase 3 isoform X5 yields MPFRKACGPKLTNSPTVIVMVGLPARGKTYISKKLTRYLNWIGVPTKVFNVGEYRREAVKQYSSYNFFRPDNEEAMKVRKQCALAALRDVKSYLAKEGGQIAVFDATNTTRERRHMILHFAKENDFKAFFIESVCDDPTVVASNIMEVKISSPDYKDCNSAEAMDDFMKRISCYEASYQPLDPDKCDRDLSLIKVIDVGRRFLVNRVQDHIQSRIVYYLMNIHVQPRTIYLCRHGENEHNLQGRIGGDSGLSSRGKKFASALSKFVEEQNLKDLRVWTSQLKSTIQTAEALRLPYEQWKALNEIDAGVCEELTYEEIRDTYPEEYALREQDKYYYRYPTGESYQDLVQRLEPVIMELERQENVLVICHQAVLRCLLAYFLDKSAEEMPYLKCPLHTVLKLTPVAYGCRVESIYLNVESVSTHRERSEDAKKGPNPLMRRNSVTPLASPEPTKKPRINSFEEHVASTSAALPSCLPPEVPTQLPGQNMKGSRSSADSSRKH; encoded by the exons CCTGTGGGCCAAAGCTGACCAACTCCCCCACCGTCATCGTCATGGTGGGCCTCCCCGCCAGGGGCAAGACCTACATCTCCAAGAAGCTGACTCGCTACCTCAACTGGATTGGCGTCCCCACAAAAG TTTTCAACGTCGGGGAATATCGCCGGGAGGCTGTGAAGCAGTACAGCTCCTACAACTTCTTCCGCCCCGACAATGAGGAAGCCATGAAAGTCCGGAA GCAGTGTGCCTTAGCTGCCTTGAGAGATGTCAAAAGCTACCTGGCGAAAGAAGGGGGACAAATTGCG GTTTTCGATGCCACCAATACTACCAGAGAGAGGAGACACATGATCCTTCATTTTGCCAAAGAAAATGACTTTAAG GCATTTTTCATCGAGTCCGTGTGTGACGACCCTACAGTTGTGGCCTCCAATATCATG GAAGTTAAAATCTCCAGCCCGGATTACAAAGACTGCAACTCCGCGGAAGCCATGGACGACTTCATGAAGAGGATCAGTTGCTATGAAGCCAGCTACCAGCCCCTAGACCCCGACAAATGCGACAG GGACTTGTCGCTGATCAAGGTGATTGACGTGGGCCGGAGGTTCCTGGTGAACCGGGTGCAGGACCACATCCAGAGCCGCATCGTGTACTACCTGATGAACATCCACGTGCAGCCGCGCACCATCTACCTGTGCCGGCATGGCGAGAACGAGCACAACCTCCAGGGCCGCATCGGGGGCGACTCGGGCCTGTCCAGCCGGGGCAAGAAG TTTGCCAGTGCCCTGAGCAAGTTCGTGGAGGAGCAGAACCTGAAGGACCTGCGCGTGTGGACCAGCCAGCTGAAGAGCACCATCCAGACGGCCGAGGCGCTGCGGCTGCCGTATGAGCAGTGGAAGGCGCTCAATGAGATCGACGCG GGCGTCTGTGAGGAGCTGACCTACGAGGAGATCAGGGACACCTACCCTGAGGAGTACGCGCTGCGGGAGCAGGACAAGTACTACTACCGCTACCCCACCGGGGAG TCCTACCAGGACCTGGTCCAGCGCCTGGAGCCGGTGATCATGGAGCTGGAGCGGCAGGAGAACGTGCTGGTCATCTGCCACCAGGCCGTCCTGCGCTGCCTGCTGGCCTACTTCCTGGATAAGAGCGCAG AGGAGATGCCCTACCTGAAATGCCCTCTTCACACTGTCCTGAAACTGACGCCTGTCGCTTATG GCTGCCGTGTGGAATCCATCTACCTGAATGTGGAGTCCGTCAGCACGCACCGGGAGAGGTCAGAG GATGCAAAGAAGGGACCTAACCCGCTCATGAGACGCAATAGTGTCACCCCGCTAGCCAGCCCCGAGCCCACCAAAAAGCCTCGCATCAACAGCTTTGAGGAGCATGTGGCCTCCACCTCGGCCGCCCTGCCCAGCTGCCTGCCCCCGGAGGTGCCCACGCAGCTGCCCGGACAA AACATGAAAGGCTCCCGGAGCAGCGCCGACTCCTCCAGGAAACACTGA
- the PFKFB3 gene encoding 6-phosphofructo-2-kinase/fructose-2,6-bisphosphatase 3 isoform X4, with protein MPFRKACGPKLTNSPTVIVMVGLPARGKTYISKKLTRYLNWIGVPTKVFNVGEYRREAVKQYSSYNFFRPDNEEAMKVRKQCALAALRDVKSYLAKEGGQIAVFDATNTTRERRHMILHFAKENDFKAFFIESVCDDPTVVASNIMEVKISSPDYKDCNSAEAMDDFMKRISCYEASYQPLDPDKCDRDLSLIKVIDVGRRFLVNRVQDHIQSRIVYYLMNIHVQPRTIYLCRHGENEHNLQGRIGGDSGLSSRGKKFASALSKFVEEQNLKDLRVWTSQLKSTIQTAEALRLPYEQWKALNEIDAGVCEELTYEEIRDTYPEEYALREQDKYYYRYPTGESYQDLVQRLEPVIMELERQENVLVICHQAVLRCLLAYFLDKSAEEMPYLKCPLHTVLKLTPVAYGCRVESIYLNVESVSTHRERSEDAKKGPNPLMRRNSVTPLASPEPTKKPRINSFEEHVASTSAALPSCLPPEVPTQLPGQPLLGQACLRTVCHIFSKFSPY; from the exons CCTGTGGGCCAAAGCTGACCAACTCCCCCACCGTCATCGTCATGGTGGGCCTCCCCGCCAGGGGCAAGACCTACATCTCCAAGAAGCTGACTCGCTACCTCAACTGGATTGGCGTCCCCACAAAAG TTTTCAACGTCGGGGAATATCGCCGGGAGGCTGTGAAGCAGTACAGCTCCTACAACTTCTTCCGCCCCGACAATGAGGAAGCCATGAAAGTCCGGAA GCAGTGTGCCTTAGCTGCCTTGAGAGATGTCAAAAGCTACCTGGCGAAAGAAGGGGGACAAATTGCG GTTTTCGATGCCACCAATACTACCAGAGAGAGGAGACACATGATCCTTCATTTTGCCAAAGAAAATGACTTTAAG GCATTTTTCATCGAGTCCGTGTGTGACGACCCTACAGTTGTGGCCTCCAATATCATG GAAGTTAAAATCTCCAGCCCGGATTACAAAGACTGCAACTCCGCGGAAGCCATGGACGACTTCATGAAGAGGATCAGTTGCTATGAAGCCAGCTACCAGCCCCTAGACCCCGACAAATGCGACAG GGACTTGTCGCTGATCAAGGTGATTGACGTGGGCCGGAGGTTCCTGGTGAACCGGGTGCAGGACCACATCCAGAGCCGCATCGTGTACTACCTGATGAACATCCACGTGCAGCCGCGCACCATCTACCTGTGCCGGCATGGCGAGAACGAGCACAACCTCCAGGGCCGCATCGGGGGCGACTCGGGCCTGTCCAGCCGGGGCAAGAAG TTTGCCAGTGCCCTGAGCAAGTTCGTGGAGGAGCAGAACCTGAAGGACCTGCGCGTGTGGACCAGCCAGCTGAAGAGCACCATCCAGACGGCCGAGGCGCTGCGGCTGCCGTATGAGCAGTGGAAGGCGCTCAATGAGATCGACGCG GGCGTCTGTGAGGAGCTGACCTACGAGGAGATCAGGGACACCTACCCTGAGGAGTACGCGCTGCGGGAGCAGGACAAGTACTACTACCGCTACCCCACCGGGGAG TCCTACCAGGACCTGGTCCAGCGCCTGGAGCCGGTGATCATGGAGCTGGAGCGGCAGGAGAACGTGCTGGTCATCTGCCACCAGGCCGTCCTGCGCTGCCTGCTGGCCTACTTCCTGGATAAGAGCGCAG AGGAGATGCCCTACCTGAAATGCCCTCTTCACACTGTCCTGAAACTGACGCCTGTCGCTTATG GCTGCCGTGTGGAATCCATCTACCTGAATGTGGAGTCCGTCAGCACGCACCGGGAGAGGTCAGAG GATGCAAAGAAGGGACCTAACCCGCTCATGAGACGCAATAGTGTCACCCCGCTAGCCAGCCCCGAGCCCACCAAAAAGCCTCGCATCAACAGCTTTGAGGAGCATGTGGCCTCCACCTCGGCCGCCCTGCCCAGCTGCCTGCCCCCGGAGGTGCCCACGCAGCTGCCCGGACAA CCTTTGCTAGGGCAAGCCTGTCT ACGAACTGTCTGTCACATTTTCTCAAAGTTTTCTCCTTACTAA